A genomic window from Osmia bicornis bicornis chromosome 4, iOsmBic2.1, whole genome shotgun sequence includes:
- the LOC114876882 gene encoding uncharacterized protein LOC114876882 isoform X1, translated as METVGKQVQVVSGLGVGGPVGPVGPVGGDLHHHHHPHPHSHPPHPHAHPHGHPHGTHGHSLVGVTSTPGRGQTQPPVSHNQHLPARSTPVQLHRPTQNYVNIKSSSPVSPRTVGTAVTYVQGGAAASSAAAAAGTVGSGTAGGPSIGGGGGGGGSGGGVGVSNASGANSGTGVVGAGSGAGGAVGNVGAAGSGNSSGTSNSAAGAGSNSGGNSGTVSGAPGGYVAVPMAGGLRYIHPYPPTPTSASVPAVATVVTSASSAPTPVPAPAAAPANPPTVSQTPPPSLSGTAYTARDAYRSATTNVNERIAISVSSSPLSQIGVGVGVVTAEYAANSGIGSAMAGGRGDRPRISLLPPASVTPTPSPTAPDYQHVSSVRNSRIGLMPVQPDQYCSRTAVEMANLQEAPPFKKIRLGQPTQVQSQSQSQSRCQSLSPADPCVKQEHVVQLQQPLRIDTRPTTGAYTPQTEAISPTLPEPNTQEDAQFRSTKDDLLQQIAKVDREIAKRESQINKLRKKLKELEETANKPLEANGLKRQVEEQSQQPKHQSLAQKIYAENRRKAEEAHRLLERLGPKVELPLYNQPSDTSVYQENRTKHQTCMRARLIARLRREHAERASLHRQQSQTYAILVQEWHRKVERLEATQKRKSKEAKNREFFEKVFPELRKQREDKERFNRVGARIKSEADLEEIMDGLQEQEMEDKKMRSYAVIPPLLLDTKQRRIAFQNRNGLLQPEELEALHSERKLINVWSAVEHELFKEKYLQHPKNFGTIAQSLEHKSVPDCVHHYYLTKKAENYKQLLRKSRQRTRSSRNNPNHKANNNPPSIGPIDILSTGVTTRLQREQQQKTQENPQTNSAATTTTTTTTTTTTSSVSTPAPTTIVTTAATALSTPTSSICISTESVIASTTSATTTSVPCITTCVTTSSASTTTSAKDNRETNKENKETKSESKEQHLVKVEVKEEPQWLNSETVAGKDVKVIIDGKSTSSSSSLSVNASTLQSDLKDSNKKKTGCREANSGGSGTVGNASRIKEKKKDNHATPMETSDEEAQSIDTIESGRQIGPHACAVCQNIVEGNTQSRALPPRQASQYGLREDQVAPGARVCNTCRCKAVRGRYTACPLLGCPNLNNTSSKTKVKRLRALPAKWFDLPAEVRDPIIQEFQIPNNATKCCSACFNRISRRLAPHLTGGTEVPEDTADSLARQWTDEELEQLRRALREHGTNWVKVAEQIPGKTNHQCKNYYFAYRKKLSLDQVVAEYYQSLGEERRPCLTDEEESGSSTSSCDELAVHDSSDTASAGSPANNMPSGTPGTPGASASANLPMPFSRSTDQKLGDKLADIAVVSLVPPVSISSSQQSSTSGGSNAASAGTREDYDSSATETADEGQGSTDLENSSVVVTLTTPSNGTPLQQHQQSHQQVPPPSHSPPSTTSNSNPLTVKDLMLGVIEMQLKRNPNSPAGTGGSSVPVNSGTPTISSILRTDHRNDITFVREYKPSSTMANTSMPRDSNLATLSVVSGPHHGHRSAPSPQQIGQIQATITPCVPAPSSSQSSTSDILPKEGLVVMQVQQALRETEGTLDLSIKKPRQQEYNHSLQTLHKPPTVTLYRPEPPPGAYYHPHSHPEQGRGAKSPLVYASSPRPQAPLTPKMNKVAVPPPHPKLSPKLGAMGTTGHKSGSITHGTPVSSARYEGLLRQMTPPGNPGSVAGTPSVTSGPSAVNAPSNQGPKETGSITQGTPVHPFAVDKRAPMYDYHRTIRPSPVTTGNIPGQGQSQAGTAAVVVTHSNQYNSYSGRPPPSYTMEQQLSSRQIIINDYITSQQMHARSRSGVTSESSSKNEVPSTLYYTSTPPPQTHTQPRQGVIQRHNPQKQIHYPPPPPGLEAFSSLVDVAVQQPSLPVPHPHSHPASGSSSHEGLGKTMADRLLADRYGDKHRLAIHQDHRMAVAHHHQRDRERERDLVHLREKEEYRLQREKEILQQDHRMAQQREKDNQHADHRLTVHQQREKEIHQQMAVAAAQREKEHQEHRLAVQQQRERDLAHLQQQQQQQQQQHLQQHIQQQRMEAERRHMVQLYRDQQQLDRDSRLISSGFTQSRLQQPQQSQQQQQQQQQQQQSSSRQSQSSGQQQNESASTLTAASLIDAIITHQINQSVENTGGNSQPPRPGDRLFQGFHREASIEPNGMAHSPAGEGNGGNNGPGSASGNGNGNKPITLGEHVDHIVSKDYGPPHSSYRPYSGYQISEDQWKRRKANEADSVKAGDERQIIRVTQQQSQQQQQQQQHHQQQQQQQHQHQHQHQQTASSVGKQQFHSVEPVSPPEAGTNHYTHRAYETTTATSTSGTPSNKPHLSPLDYVKNKIVEVMRTSEDDKGGNAGDRNGGNVTSGDKDEKIGGNVESPSSGEMMVDEAPNQTPQPPAPAPTTTFYPFSALGVHTGPPPAPPPPTSGSTSVTKSEQMQAEPAPLLSAQYEPLSDED; from the exons ATGGAGACAGTGGGCAAGCAAGTCCAGGTAGTGAGCGGACTGGGGGTGGGGGGTCCAGTGGGCCCTGTGGGTCCAGTGGGGGGAGATTTGCATCACCATCATCATCCTCACCCCCACTCCCATCCTCCACACCCACACGCCCACCCCCACGGTCATCCTCATGGGACCCATGGCCACTCACTGGTCGGCGTAACGTCGACCCCTGGCAGGGGTCAGACGCAACCACCGGTCTCGCATAACCAGCATTTACCCGCGAGATCTACTCCAGTACAGCTGCACAG GCCAACACAGAATTACGTAAACATCAAGAGCAGCAGTCCGGTGTCTCCAAGAACGGTAGGAACAGCAGTTACGTATGTCCAGGGTGGTGCAGCTGCATCTTCTGCGGCGGCAGCAGCGGGGACAGTTGGGAGTGGAACTGCTGGAGGTCCTTCAATCGGCGGAggcggtggcggtggcggTAGTGGCGGCGGTGTTGGTGTTAGCAACGCGAGTGGCGCAAACAGCGGAACCGGAGTCGTTGGGGCTGGATCTGGTGCTGGTGGTGCTGTAGGGAACGTAGGTGCAGCCGGAAGTGGAAATAGCAGCGGTACCAGTAACAGTGCCGCCGGTGCAGGGAGTAATAGTGGCGGGAACAGTGGTACAGTGAGTGGCGCACCAGGAGGTTACGTTGCCGTACCCATGGCCGGTGGTTTACGTTATATTCATCCGTATCCACCGACACCAACATCGGCGTCGGTGCCAGCTGTAGCAACGGTGGTCACATCGGCTTCGTCGGCACCGACTCCAGTACCAGCACCTGCGGCCGCACCTGCGAATCCACCTACAGTTAGTCAGACGCCACCACCATCGCTTTCGGGAACTGCTTATACCGCGAGAGATGCATATCGCAGCGCCACCACCAAT gtgAACGAAAGGATCGCTATTAGCGTGAGCAGTAGTCCTTTATCACAGATTGGAGTCGGTGTTGGAGTAGTTACAGCCGAATATGCGGCGAATAGCGGTATAGGTAGTGCGATGGCTGGCGGAAGGGGGGATAGACCGAGGATATCTCTTTTACCACCTGCTTCGGTGACGCCGACACCTTCGCCAACAGCGCCAGACTATCAGCACGTGTCCAGTGTAAGAAATTCACGAATAGGCCTGATGCCCGTCCAACCGGATCAGTATTGCAGTCGTACGGCCGTTGAGATGGCTAACCTGCAGGAGGCGCCGCCCTTCAAAAAAATACGCCTCGGTCAACCAACCCAAGTTCAATCACAATCCCAATCGCAATCTCGCTGTCAGAGTTTGTCACCTGCCGACCCCTGTGTAAAACAAGAGCACGTGGTGCAGTTGCAGCAACCACTTAGGATAGACACTAGG CCGACTACAGGAGCGTATACGCCGCAAACAGAAGCTATTTCACCAACACTTCCGGAACCGAATACACAGGAAGATGCGCAGTTCAGAAGCACCAAGGATGATCTGCTGCAACAGATCGCCAAGGTCGACAGAGAGATTGCCAAAAGGGAGTCACAGATAAATAAACTTAGGAAAAAGTTAAAGGAATTAGAAGAAACAGCGAATAAACCTCTAGAAGCGAACGGGCTCAAACGTCAGGTTGAGGAACAATCTCAGCAACCAAAGCATCAGTCTCTGGCACAAAAAATTTATGCTGAAAATAGG agAAAAGCAGAAGAAGCTCATCGACTCCTAGAAAGGCTGGGTCCAAAAGTGGAACTACCTTTGTATAATCAGCCATCAGATACAAGTGTATATCAGGAAAATCGTACAAAACATCAGACGTGTATGAGAGCAAGGCTTATAGCGAGGCTTCGACGAGAACATGCGGAACGCGCATCTCTTCATCGACAACAGTCACAAACGTACGCTATTTTGGTACAGGAGTGGCATCGTAAAGTGGAGCGGTTAGAAGCAACGCAGAAAAGGAAATCGAAAGAAGCGAAGAATCGTGAATTTTTCGAGAAGGTTTTCCCAGAATTGCGGAAGCAAAGGGAAGACAAAGAACGTTTTAATAGAGTCGGTGCTCGAATTAAAAGTGAAGCTGATCTAGAGGAAATTATGGACGGCCTTCAAGAGCAAGAG ATGGAAGATAAGAAGATGCGGTCGTACGCGGTGATACCACCTTTGTTGTTGGATACAAAGCAAAGAAGAATTGCATTTCAAAATCGGAATGGTCTTCTTCAGCCAGAAGAATTAGAAGCTCTTCACAGCGaacgaaaattaataaacgtaTGGAGTGCTGTGGAGCATGAATTGTTtaaggaaaaatatttgcagCATCCTAAGAACTTTGGAACGATAGCTCAATCTTTAGAACATAAGTCCGTTCCAGATTGTGTGCATCATTACTACCTCACTAAAAAAGCAGAAAATTATAAGCAGCTCTTGCGAAAATCGCGGCAACGAACACGTAGCTCTCGGAATAATCCTAATCATAAA GCAAATAATAACCCTCCTAGTATTGGACCTATAGACATATTAAGTACGGGTGTTACGACAAGGTTGCAACGTGAGCAGCAACAAAAAACCCAAGAGAATCCTCAAACTAATTCGGCAGCGACAACGACCACAACCACTACCACGACTACAACTACGTCGAGTGTGTCTACACCAGCTCCAACGACGATAGTTACTACTGCAGCCACTGCGTTAAGTACACCTACGTCGAGTATATGTATAAGTACAGAGTCTGTAATAGCATCAACGACATCGGCTACAACGACGTCTGTACCATGTATCACCACGTGTGTTACAACGTCGTCGGCTTCGACGACGACAAGTGCGAAGGACAATAGAGAAActaacaaagaaaataaagaaactaaATCGGAATCTAAAGAACAGCACCTCGTCAAAGTGGAAGTAAAAGAAGAACCACAGTGGTTGAATTCGGAAACAGTGGCGGGCAAGGACGTCAAAGTAAT AATCGACGGAAAGAgcacgtcgtcgtcgtcgtcattGAGCGTAAACGCTTCGACATTACAGTCAGATTTGAAAGATTCTAACAAAAAGAAAACGGGTTGCAGGGAAGCAAACAGCGGCGGATCCGGAACTGTTGGAAATGCGAGTCGgatcaaggagaagaaaaaggataatCATGCCACTCCTATGGAGACCAGCGACGAGGAAGCCCAATCCATAGACACCATCG AAAGCGGTAGGCAGATCGGTCCTCATGCTTGCGCAGTTTGCCAGAACATCGTCGAGGGAAACACGCAGAGTAGAGCGTTGCCACCGAGGCAAGCGTCTCAGTACGGCTTGCGAGAGGATCAAGTGGCACCTGGTGCACGAGTCTGCAATACCTGTAGGTGCAAAGCTGTGAGAGGACGATACACAGCGTGTCCGCTGCTAGGATGTCCAAATTTGAATAACACCAGCTCGAAAACAAAGGTGAAGAGGTTGCGAGCACTGCCCGCGAAATGGTTTGATTTACCAGCTGAAGTTCGCGATCCTATTATACAGGAATTTC AGATTCCAAACAACGCGACAAAATGTTGTTCAGCCTGCTTCAATCGAATATCCCGGCGATTGGCACCTCACCTAACCGGAGGTACCGAAGTGCCCGAAGACACGGCCGATTCTTTGGCTCGACAATGGACGGACGAGGAGTTGGAGCAACTGAGAAGAGCTCTTCGAGAACACGGTACCAATTGGGTGAAAGTGGCCGAACAAATACCTGGGAAGACGAATCACCAGTGTAAAAACTACTACTTCGCTTATCGGAAGAAGCTAAGCTTGGATCAGGTGGTTGCAGAATATTATCAATCTTTAGGCGAGGAGAGAAGACCTTGTTTAACGGATGAAGAAGAAAGTGGCAGCAGTACGAGTAGCTGTGACGAGCTGGCG GTTCATGACTCAAGCGACACAGCCAGTGCAGGTAGTCCAGCTAACAATATGCCAAGTGGTACACCAGGGACACCAGGTGCTTCTGCATCCGCTAATTTACCTATGCCATTTTCACGATCAACAGATCAAAAGCTTGGCGATAAATTAGCGGATATCGCTGTAGTATCTTTAGTTCCACCGGTGAGCATAAGTTCATCACAACAGTCTTCCACCAGTGGAGGTAGCAACGCTGCTTCAGCTGGCACTAGAGAAGATTATGATAGTTCTGCCACG GAGACGGCGGACGAAGGTCAGGGAAGTACTGATTTAGAGAATAGTAGCGTCGTCGTCACCCTGACAACTCCCAGCAACGGTACGCCATTGCAACAACACCAACAGTCACATCAACAGGTTCCGCCACCTTCTCATTCGCCACCTTCAACAACGAGCAACTCTAATCCTTTAACCGTTAAAGATCTGATGCTTGGCGTGATTGAAATGCAATTAAAACGCAATCCTAATAGTCCAGCTGGTACTGGCGGATCGTCGGTACCAGTGAACTCTGGAACACCAACGATATCTAGTATATTGAGGACAGATCATCGGAACGACATTACTTTTGTACGAGAATATAAACCGTCGTCCACTATGGCGAATACTAGTATGCCAAGGGACTCGAATTTGGCGACTTTGTCAGTGGTATCTGGTCCCCATCATGGTCATCGTTCTGCTCCTAGTCCTCAGCAAATTG gTCAAATACAAGCAACAATTACTCCCTGTGTACCCGCTCCATCGAGCAGCCAATCTTCAACCTCGGATATTCTTCCGAAAGAGGGATTAGTTGTAATGCAAGTGCAACAAGCGCTTCGGGAGACCGAAGGAACGCTCGACTTGAGTATCAAAAAGCCACGACAACAAGAATACAATCATTCCTTACAGACGCTTCACAAGCCACCGACGGTTACTCTTTATCGGCCAGAACCTCCCCCTGGTGCTTACTACCATCCTCATTCTCATCCTGAACAAGGACGTGGCGCGAAGAGTCCTCTGGTTTACGCGTCTTCGCCACGTCCTCAAGCACCTCTAACGCCTAAGATGAATAAAGTTGCCGTACCTCCACCGCATCCTAAGTTGTCTCCGAAATTAGGTGCTATGGGAACGACGGGTCATAAGAGCGGCTCAATCACGCACGGTACACCTGTTTCTAGCGCGCGTTACGAGGGTCTTCTCAGACAGATGACACCTCCAGGAAATCCTGGCAGTGTCGCTGGCACCCCGAGCGTAACGAGCGGTCCTAGCGCTGTTAATGCTCCCAGCAATCAAGGACCTAAGGAGACGGGATCCATTACTCAAGGTACCCCGGTACATCCTTTCGCGGTGGACAAACGTGCGCCGATGTACGATTATCACAGAACTATCAGACCTTCGCCTGTGACGACGGGTAACATTCCTGGACAAGGACAAAGTCAGGCAGGAACAGCGGCAGTGGTAGTGACGCATAGCAACCAGTACAATTCTTATTCGGGCCGACCACCGCCTAGTTACACGATGGAACAGCAGCTGTCCTCGAGACAGATTATCATAAACGATTATATAACCAGTCAACAAATGCATGCGCGTAGTAGAAGCGGCGTTACATCTGAAAGTAGCAGTAAGAACGAGGTGCCGTCGACGTTGTATTACACGAGCACTCCTCCGCCCCAGACGCATACCCAACCCCGGCAAGGGGTCATACAGAGGCATAATCCACAGAAACAGATACATTATCCACCTCCGCCACCGGGACTGGAAGCATTTTCCAGTTTAGTGGACGTCGCTGTGCAACAACCGAGTCTTCCAGTTCCCCATCCGCACAGTCATCCTGCCTCTGGAAGCAGTAGTCACGAGGGCCTTGGTAAGACAATGGCGGACAGACTGTTGGCCGATCGTTACGGAGATAAGCATCGTTTAGCCATACATCAGGATCACAGAATGGCTGTGGCTCACCATCATCAGCgagacagagaaagagaacgGGATCTGGTTCACTTGCGAGAAAAGGAAGAATATAGATTGCAACGTGAGAAAGAGATTCTGCAGCAAGATCATAGAATGGCTCAgcaaagagaaaaggataacCAACATGCTGACCATCGTCTTACCGTCCATCaacagagagaaaaagagattCATCAGCAGATGGCAGTGGCTGCTGCTCAACGTGAAAAGGAACATCAGGAGCATCGTTTAGCTGTTCAGCAGCAAAGAGAAAGAGACCTGGCGCACttgcaacagcaacagcagcagcaacaacagcaacaccTTCAACAGCACATTCAACAACAAAGAATGGAGGCTGAAAGAAGACACATGGTTCAATTGTACAGAGATCAACAGCAACTGGATAGGGATAGCAGGCTAATAAGTAGTGGATTCACTCAGTCCAGACTGCAACAGCCCCAACAAtcgcaacagcagcagcagcaacaacaacaacaacaacaatcaTCCTCTAGACAAAGTCAGTCCTCCGGTCAACAGCAAAATGAATCTGCGTCTACTTTAACCGCTGCCAGCTTGATAGATGCTATTATAACGCATCAAATTAATCAGAGTGTCGAGAATACTGGTGGAAATTCTCAGCCACCACGACCTGGTGATCGTCTTTTCCAG GGATTTCACAGAGAAGCCTCGATAGAACCTAATGGAATGGCGCATAGTCCTGCCGGCGAAGGAAATGGAGGAAACAACGGGCCAGGGAGTGCGAGTGGTAATGGAAATGGAAACAAACCGATTACTCTTGGTGAACACGTTGATCATATTGTTTCAAAAGATTACGGTCCTCCACATTCCTCGTATAGACCATACAGTGG gtATCAAATCTCGGAAGATCAATGGAAGAGACGAAAAGCTAACGAAGCCGATTCCGTGAAAGCTGGAGACGAGCGTCAGATAATTCGCGTAACTCAACAACAAtcacagcaacagcagcagcaacagcagcaccaccaacagcagcagcagcaacaacaccAACACCAACACCAACACCAACAGACAGCTTCGTCAGTAGGAAAGCAACAGTTCCATTCGGTAGAGCCCGTTTCGCCTCCGGAAGCGGGTACCAATCATTATACGCATCGCGCGTATGAAACGACCACTGCCACATCAACTTCCGGAACTCCTTCCAACAAGCCGCACCTTTCACCGTTGGATTACGTTAAGAATAAAATCGTCGAAGTGATGCGTACATCCGAGGACGATAAAGGTGGTAACGCAGGTGATAGAAACGGAGGGAACGTGACAAGTGGGGATAAAGACGAGAAAATTGGGGGAAACGTTGAGAGCCCTTCGAGTGGGGAAATGATGGTAGACGAGGCACCCAATCAAACTCCGCAACCACCCGCACCAGCACCCACCACCACCTTCTATCCGTTCAGTGCGTTAGGCGTGCATACTGGTCCACCACCGGCACCTCCTCCTCCAACATCGGGATCTACTTCTGTGACTAAATCCGAACAAATGCAGGCTGAACCGGCACCGTTGCTTTCCGCGCAGTACGAACCACTTTCCGACGAGGATTGA